A single region of the Latilactobacillus curvatus JCM 1096 = DSM 20019 genome encodes:
- the ytpR gene encoding YtpR family tRNA-binding protein yields MLIASMNQAAFPNILVVMTQPDVEKQVTTEKQSIVRISDQADQTIGYNFLAVNELLPDLQFNGVQTLTEQQVAVLNEALVAAGFTGDLVADETPHIVVGYVQECDVHPDSDHMHVTQTQIAPDQTVQIVCGAANIAQGQKVIVATVGAVMPEGKIIWPGQLRGVQSDGMICAAREIGVAGAPAKGIMVLPDDWEVGREVTADAVAALLK; encoded by the coding sequence ATGTTAATTGCAAGTATGAACCAAGCGGCTTTTCCCAACATCTTAGTGGTAATGACCCAACCTGATGTTGAAAAGCAAGTGACAACTGAAAAACAATCAATCGTACGGATTAGTGATCAGGCAGATCAAACCATCGGCTATAATTTCTTAGCGGTGAATGAGTTATTGCCCGATTTACAATTCAACGGTGTTCAAACACTAACTGAACAGCAAGTTGCTGTTTTAAATGAAGCACTTGTAGCAGCTGGTTTCACCGGTGATTTAGTGGCTGATGAAACACCACACATTGTCGTTGGTTATGTCCAAGAATGTGATGTGCATCCTGATTCAGACCATATGCACGTTACTCAAACACAGATTGCACCTGATCAAACCGTTCAAATCGTTTGTGGTGCTGCCAATATCGCACAAGGACAAAAAGTAATTGTGGCAACAGTGGGTGCTGTCATGCCAGAAGGTAAAATTATCTGGCCTGGTCAACTCCGCGGTGTTCAAAGTGACGGCATGATCTGTGCAGCCCGTGAAATCGGTGTTGCTGGTGCTCCTGCTAAAGGGATTATGGTCTTACCAGATGATTGGGAAGTCGGCCGTGAAGTGACAGCAGATGCAGTCGCAGCCTTACTAAAATAA
- a CDS encoding ABC transporter permease, translating into MQALWQKRVQKHIQEQVKYLRLVFNDHFVIAIIFLLGALGYTYANAVKGLDPQAWWLKPVLSLVLLAAVSFGRLATLLKEADSVFLLPKESGLVTYLKSARLYSSWLPLIAMAFVTLLVAPLLLITKTVPAWHIAVALITLVIIKDRRFSIQLRQWYQADETQATKGLSLILDLAIIASQLYQWLNLVGVLVALGLAYYQRQQLARVQKTQLFDWLAAVGAEDSRMGRIYRLYNLFTDVPGLSSQVKRRRYLDGLLKPITAKPANTYLYLYARGFLRGTEFSGLYIRLVVLGGIILCFSHIWWLSLALGLLLIYLVGFQLLPFYNQYDQIIFTHLYPVPTTKRIQAFSQLMRTLLLLQALLFSVILLVTLGMTIQVGLSVLALFVLVIGFVQFYLPKRLGA; encoded by the coding sequence ATGCAAGCATTATGGCAAAAACGCGTGCAAAAACATATTCAAGAACAAGTGAAGTATTTGCGCCTCGTTTTCAATGATCATTTCGTGATTGCGATTATCTTTTTATTAGGAGCGTTGGGCTACACATATGCTAACGCCGTCAAAGGACTGGATCCACAAGCTTGGTGGCTAAAACCTGTATTGAGTTTAGTATTACTTGCGGCAGTTAGTTTTGGTCGCCTAGCAACATTATTAAAAGAAGCGGATAGTGTCTTCTTATTGCCAAAAGAAAGTGGCCTTGTGACGTATTTGAAATCAGCACGTTTATATAGTAGCTGGTTACCATTAATTGCAATGGCTTTTGTGACGCTTCTAGTGGCGCCACTCTTGTTAATTACTAAGACGGTCCCGGCATGGCACATAGCCGTTGCCTTGATTACATTGGTAATCATCAAAGACCGCCGCTTTTCAATCCAGTTGCGTCAGTGGTACCAAGCGGATGAAACCCAGGCAACAAAAGGGCTTTCGTTAATCCTTGATTTGGCAATAATTGCCAGTCAATTATATCAGTGGCTAAATTTAGTCGGAGTGCTTGTAGCGCTTGGACTAGCCTATTATCAGCGACAACAATTGGCGCGTGTTCAAAAGACACAGCTATTCGATTGGTTAGCGGCAGTTGGTGCAGAAGATTCACGAATGGGACGAATTTACCGCCTCTATAACCTCTTCACGGATGTGCCAGGGCTCAGTAGTCAGGTTAAGCGTCGTCGCTATTTAGATGGCTTATTAAAGCCAATTACAGCTAAACCAGCCAATACTTACCTCTATTTATATGCGCGTGGCTTTTTGCGGGGCACAGAATTCAGCGGGTTATATATCCGGTTAGTTGTTTTAGGGGGCATCATTCTGTGCTTCAGTCACATATGGTGGTTGAGTTTGGCACTCGGACTTCTATTGATTTATCTAGTTGGTTTTCAATTATTACCGTTTTACAATCAGTATGATCAAATTATTTTCACTCATCTATACCCAGTACCAACGACCAAACGAATTCAAGCGTTCAGCCAATTAATGCGGACTTTATTATTGCTTCAGGCGTTACTCTTTAGTGTCATTTTATTAGTGACACTAGGGATGACGATTCAAGTTGGTTTAAGTGTTTTAGCATTGTTCGTGCTCGTGATTGGCTTTGTTCAATTCTATTTGCCTAAACGGTTGGGGGCATAG
- a CDS encoding ATP-binding protein codes for MRIKTVTILGFGKWHDQTIDLNTDYQVLYGQNEAGKTTLTAFIKGVLFGFATAKQRYEQYVPKNGAQYGGELLVSYHDRDIVIRRLSGKFGGDVTVIDQGQEFGADYLADLLAPADEALFTQIFETNQQDLNQIFNLKQADFLQHLLTIGAVGSHEWLDFAKELDKDSQKIFKPSGRKWPLNVALKNYPELVQSVNEASRGYQEYETNARLLQSTVATMTEHQKQVAELKQRQAQLQHLLDRWPSYAEWQALQTKLEKATPFDLTIDEQYQALVVERERNAKALAEAKSEVATVQETLDQTGEFRFYQANQETLVPLFEQLNEQQKQIQLLGLRQNQSAQLASEKAQLAAQYQWQTDQLPNPLTDEQRAQLEQAEAEMNGATTTSQVLTKQLADLEAQLATQNAAVSQVEPQETPTTDGRASQLSMLIGVVIFMIGLFLPGALKVIAVVGLAALGYGGYMMWQNKQSDHDQPVQKQAWQQALAKLDVLQAEKQTKTAALQAQQAILQTMHEQSAVLLAQTGYETAMPISQVLAMQHALSRMTQLTMALKQQQAENQAIEAALNMYWDAFAFARDWVGALQGSHEENLSQVSQFKARITQLTQDLAQSNESYRYYQQQVTRLTDTIKEQDAAQTALLAKANLTIAAELASCVANEQQRRANEQRQADLKRELATDLPALQAIASQEQLKQQAAQITEQVASLTSQLQEQQQAVAQLRVTQAQLVDNDSYQQQRQRQLQEQAKITDLAQEWLAKQLAIDWIQATLKAASQERFPRLLEKATQYFAILTQNRYIKINFDDTLMTVLRADQVLFEVGELSQGTAEQLYIALRFAFAEEVADVVSLPLLVDDGFVNFDDQRQIAVWTLLQRLSAANQVIYLTANPRTQAHFEADHWLNLEEVGLTHDSKEII; via the coding sequence ATGCGAATTAAGACAGTCACCATTTTGGGCTTCGGTAAGTGGCATGATCAGACGATTGATTTGAATACCGACTATCAAGTCCTTTATGGTCAAAACGAGGCGGGGAAGACAACCCTTACAGCCTTTATTAAAGGCGTGTTATTCGGCTTTGCGACCGCTAAACAACGGTATGAACAATATGTGCCCAAAAACGGCGCGCAATACGGTGGTGAATTACTGGTTAGCTATCATGATCGCGATATTGTGATTCGGCGGCTTTCCGGTAAGTTTGGGGGCGACGTAACGGTCATCGATCAAGGCCAAGAATTTGGCGCTGATTACTTAGCTGACCTCTTGGCACCAGCGGATGAAGCTTTGTTTACGCAGATTTTTGAAACGAACCAACAGGATTTAAATCAGATATTTAATCTAAAACAGGCTGATTTTTTGCAGCATTTATTGACGATTGGTGCGGTGGGGAGTCATGAGTGGCTCGACTTTGCCAAGGAACTGGATAAGGACAGTCAGAAAATTTTCAAACCCTCTGGGCGTAAGTGGCCATTGAATGTTGCTTTGAAGAATTATCCAGAGTTAGTGCAATCCGTTAACGAAGCTAGTCGTGGTTATCAAGAATATGAAACGAACGCACGTCTATTGCAGAGTACCGTTGCGACAATGACGGAACACCAAAAGCAAGTGGCTGAATTAAAACAACGCCAAGCGCAGTTGCAACATTTGCTTGATCGTTGGCCAAGTTATGCGGAATGGCAAGCACTTCAAACTAAACTTGAAAAGGCAACGCCGTTTGACTTAACGATTGACGAACAATACCAAGCATTAGTGGTCGAACGAGAACGCAATGCAAAGGCGTTAGCAGAAGCAAAATCCGAGGTAGCAACTGTTCAAGAAACATTGGATCAAACAGGTGAATTTCGATTTTATCAAGCTAATCAAGAGACGTTGGTGCCATTGTTTGAACAATTAAATGAACAGCAAAAACAAATTCAATTACTTGGATTACGGCAAAACCAAAGCGCACAACTCGCTAGCGAAAAAGCCCAATTAGCAGCGCAGTATCAATGGCAAACGGATCAACTACCAAATCCGTTGACAGATGAGCAACGCGCACAACTAGAACAAGCCGAAGCTGAAATGAATGGGGCAACCACGACCAGTCAAGTGCTGACCAAGCAACTGGCTGATTTAGAGGCGCAATTAGCCACGCAAAACGCGGCAGTTAGTCAGGTTGAACCACAAGAAACGCCAACGACTGATGGACGTGCCAGTCAATTGAGTATGCTGATTGGCGTAGTCATATTCATGATTGGTCTTTTCTTGCCGGGCGCTCTGAAAGTCATTGCGGTCGTTGGACTAGCCGCACTTGGCTATGGTGGTTACATGATGTGGCAAAATAAACAATCTGACCATGACCAACCAGTGCAAAAACAAGCTTGGCAACAAGCGCTCGCTAAGTTGGATGTGTTGCAGGCTGAAAAGCAAACCAAGACAGCTGCCTTACAAGCACAACAAGCAATATTGCAGACGATGCACGAACAAAGCGCGGTATTATTGGCGCAAACTGGCTACGAAACGGCGATGCCAATCAGTCAAGTTTTAGCGATGCAGCATGCTTTAAGCCGGATGACTCAATTGACCATGGCGCTCAAACAACAACAAGCCGAAAATCAAGCAATCGAAGCGGCACTAAATATGTATTGGGATGCGTTTGCTTTTGCCCGTGATTGGGTGGGGGCGTTACAGGGCAGTCATGAAGAGAACTTGTCCCAGGTGAGCCAATTCAAAGCCCGGATTACCCAACTCACACAAGACCTTGCACAAAGCAACGAGAGTTACCGGTATTATCAACAACAAGTGACACGCTTAACAGACACGATTAAAGAACAAGACGCTGCACAAACAGCATTACTAGCAAAGGCTAACTTAACAATCGCCGCAGAATTAGCCAGTTGTGTTGCTAATGAGCAACAGCGCCGTGCTAATGAACAACGTCAAGCTGATTTAAAACGCGAATTGGCAACGGACTTGCCGGCTTTACAAGCAATCGCTAGTCAAGAACAGCTTAAGCAACAAGCCGCTCAAATTACAGAACAAGTGGCAAGTTTGACAAGTCAGTTACAAGAACAGCAACAAGCTGTTGCGCAACTACGCGTGACGCAAGCGCAACTTGTCGATAATGACAGTTATCAACAACAGCGACAGCGACAATTACAAGAACAGGCTAAGATTACTGATTTAGCCCAAGAGTGGCTTGCTAAGCAGTTAGCAATTGATTGGATTCAAGCGACGCTGAAGGCCGCTTCACAAGAACGGTTCCCCCGTTTATTGGAAAAGGCAACGCAGTATTTTGCAATTCTAACCCAGAATCGGTATATTAAGATTAACTTCGATGACACACTGATGACGGTTTTACGGGCGGATCAAGTGCTTTTTGAAGTCGGTGAATTATCACAGGGGACTGCAGAGCAGTTATACATTGCGCTACGCTTTGCGTTTGCAGAAGAGGTAGCTGACGTAGTCTCATTACCTTTATTGGTGGATGATGGCTTTGTCAACTTTGATGATCAACGCCAAATCGCCGTTTGGACATTACTCCAACGACTCAGTGCGGCCAACCAAGTGATTTATTTAACGGCCAATCCGCGGACGCAAGCGCACTTTGAAGCGGATCATTGGTTAAATCTAGAGGAAGTGGGGCTGACACATGACAGCAAAGAAATTATTTGA
- a CDS encoding peptidylprolyl isomerase PrsA: MKKWLLAAASLLMVVSLAGCGSKTIASLKGGKITQDEYYKEIKETSAGKQQLQQMILQKALENQYGSKAIDKKVKKTYDGYKKQYGSSFNSVLAQSSMTPTSFKNSIKTQYLTQAALKDNKKVTNADLKKQWKSYEPKVQVQHILVEKKETAQEVIDALAKDNSTKNFNELAKKYSTDTGTKKDGGKLPVFDSTDTSLDSTFKTAAFKLKTNEYTTTPVKTTYGYHVIRMIKNPGKGKMADHKKELTDIVYASWLKDQTVMNKVITKVLKNANVSIKDKDLSDILSSYGVNSKASKSSSK, translated from the coding sequence ATGAAGAAATGGCTATTAGCCGCTGCTAGTTTATTAATGGTAGTTTCACTAGCAGGTTGTGGTAGCAAGACTATCGCAAGCCTAAAGGGTGGTAAAATCACTCAAGACGAATACTATAAAGAAATCAAGGAAACATCTGCCGGCAAGCAACAATTGCAACAAATGATCTTGCAAAAAGCGCTTGAAAACCAATACGGCTCAAAAGCCATCGATAAAAAAGTTAAGAAAACTTATGATGGTTACAAAAAACAATACGGTTCATCATTCAACTCTGTGCTTGCACAAAGCAGTATGACACCTACATCATTTAAGAACAGCATCAAAACACAATACTTAACACAAGCAGCACTAAAAGATAACAAAAAAGTAACCAATGCTGACTTGAAGAAACAATGGAAATCATACGAACCAAAAGTCCAAGTTCAACATATCTTAGTTGAAAAGAAAGAAACAGCTCAAGAAGTCATTGATGCACTTGCAAAAGACAACTCAACAAAGAACTTCAACGAATTAGCTAAGAAATATTCAACTGATACTGGTACAAAGAAAGATGGCGGTAAATTACCTGTCTTCGATAGTACTGATACATCACTTGACTCAACATTCAAGACTGCTGCTTTCAAATTAAAGACAAACGAATACACAACAACCCCTGTTAAGACAACTTATGGTTACCACGTTATCCGGATGATCAAGAACCCTGGTAAAGGTAAGATGGCTGATCACAAGAAAGAATTAACAGACATCGTTTACGCTTCATGGCTTAAAGACCAAACAGTGATGAACAAAGTCATCACTAAGGTACTTAAGAACGCTAACGTATCTATCAAGGACAAAGATTTATCAGACATCCTTTCAAGCTACGGCGTTAACAGCAAAGCTTCAAAATCATCATCTAAATAA
- a CDS encoding YtxH domain-containing protein — translation MSFSEGLLVGGLLGTAYALLTASTTGPKRQQAIARYLNELSESSTDVQQSAVQLQTASQNLSNELKTTAVTSLGGISDALQTFSFEAAPRIAQIEESVDRLTQNLKK, via the coding sequence ATGTCATTTTCAGAAGGATTACTAGTTGGTGGCTTATTAGGGACGGCTTATGCCCTTCTCACCGCTTCTACAACCGGCCCCAAACGACAACAAGCGATTGCCCGCTATTTAAACGAGCTCTCAGAAAGTTCAACTGATGTTCAACAAAGTGCTGTTCAATTGCAAACAGCTTCGCAAAATTTATCAAATGAACTCAAAACAACTGCAGTCACATCACTTGGTGGTATCAGTGATGCATTGCAAACATTTTCATTTGAAGCAGCACCACGAATTGCTCAAATCGAAGAATCAGTTGATCGTTTGACACAAAACTTAAAAAAATAA
- a CDS encoding phosphotransferase family protein, with protein MNFDLDTGWQVRPAGGDTGAAFLGVRASEKIFLKRNTSPFLAALSAEGITPRLIWTKRISSGDVLTAQEWLNGRTLKRDEMNSPQVAKLLARVHQSQLLKRMLQKVGGRVWSANEMLQAYFYDLPQDLRQHPFLEQTADYLKQTLRQLQAPSAEVCHGDLSHKNWLLSDINRLYLVDWDSAMLADPAVDFGMILFQYVPRQEWHEWLENYGLEVTPELMMRVNWYGSLNLLQSIKHHYQRGRFTEMNRDILRLEAVISEIINKN; from the coding sequence ATGAATTTTGACCTGGATACTGGCTGGCAAGTTCGTCCGGCCGGTGGTGATACGGGCGCTGCATTTTTAGGCGTTCGCGCGTCAGAAAAGATTTTCCTAAAGCGCAACACATCACCATTTTTAGCGGCGCTCTCGGCAGAAGGCATAACACCACGCTTAATCTGGACGAAGCGGATTTCGAGTGGGGATGTCTTAACCGCACAAGAGTGGCTCAACGGCCGAACCTTGAAACGTGATGAGATGAATAGCCCACAAGTCGCTAAGTTATTAGCACGGGTGCATCAATCCCAACTATTGAAACGAATGTTACAAAAAGTTGGCGGTCGTGTCTGGTCAGCAAACGAAATGTTGCAAGCCTATTTTTACGACTTACCGCAAGATTTACGGCAACACCCATTTTTAGAACAAACAGCTGATTATTTGAAGCAAACGTTACGTCAATTACAAGCACCTTCTGCAGAGGTGTGCCATGGCGATTTAAGCCATAAGAATTGGTTGTTATCGGATATTAATCGACTCTACTTAGTGGATTGGGACTCGGCAATGTTAGCCGACCCTGCAGTCGATTTCGGAATGATTTTATTTCAATATGTTCCACGTCAAGAATGGCACGAGTGGCTTGAGAACTACGGCCTAGAGGTGACGCCTGAATTAATGATGCGCGTCAACTGGTACGGCAGTTTGAACCTACTCCAAAGCATTAAGCACCATTATCAACGTGGTCGTTTTACTGAAATGAACCGTGACATATTGCGCTTAGAAGCAGTGATTTCTGAAATAATTAATAAAAATTAA
- a CDS encoding HIT family protein → MDDCIFCKIVRNEIPNTVVYEDDDVKAFLDITQVTPGHTLLVPKKHVADIFEYDADLAAAVFSRIPKIAKAIKASNPAIQGMNICNNNGAVAYQSVFHSHIHLIPRYTADDSFAMQFGDNSADYTADQLQAIADGIHAQLED, encoded by the coding sequence ATGGATGATTGTATCTTTTGCAAAATCGTTCGAAATGAAATTCCGAACACAGTGGTCTATGAAGACGACGATGTCAAAGCCTTCTTGGACATCACACAAGTGACACCCGGCCATACCTTGTTGGTACCCAAAAAACACGTGGCGGACATCTTTGAATACGATGCTGATTTAGCTGCGGCCGTTTTCAGTCGCATTCCAAAGATTGCTAAGGCTATTAAAGCTAGCAATCCAGCCATCCAAGGAATGAACATCTGCAATAATAACGGTGCGGTGGCTTATCAATCCGTTTTTCATTCTCATATTCATCTTATTCCACGTTACACAGCGGATGATTCATTTGCAATGCAATTCGGTGATAATAGCGCTGATTACACTGCTGACCAACTACAAGCGATCGCAGATGGTATTCACGCACAATTGGAGGACTAA
- a CDS encoding ABC transporter ATP-binding protein: MSLEINQLTGGYAHVPVLKEVSFTVPNNQVVGLIGLNGAGKSTTIKHIIGLLTPQKGTITLDGVTLQSNPDQYRQKVAYVPETPVLYPELTLKEHLELTMMAYDLNVEETWVKANALLKRFRLDNKLDWFPVHFSKGMRQKVMIVNAFMTNADLFIIDEPFTGLDPLAIHDLLEIIAEKKAQGAAILMSTHILATAQQYADSFVLLNQGRVRTTGTLEELKIEFNMADADLDDIYLQMTKEG; the protein is encoded by the coding sequence ATGAGTTTAGAGATTAACCAATTAACGGGGGGCTACGCGCACGTCCCCGTTTTAAAAGAGGTCAGCTTTACTGTGCCAAACAATCAAGTGGTTGGTTTAATCGGTTTAAATGGGGCCGGCAAATCAACAACTATTAAACACATCATTGGATTATTGACACCACAAAAAGGCACAATTACTTTAGACGGTGTGACGTTACAGTCGAATCCTGACCAATACCGCCAAAAAGTAGCCTATGTGCCAGAAACGCCTGTCTTATACCCTGAATTGACTTTAAAGGAGCATTTAGAATTAACAATGATGGCTTATGATTTAAACGTTGAAGAGACGTGGGTTAAAGCCAATGCATTGTTAAAACGATTCCGATTAGACAATAAGTTAGACTGGTTCCCGGTTCACTTTTCAAAAGGGATGCGGCAAAAAGTAATGATCGTCAATGCATTTATGACGAATGCTGACTTGTTTATCATCGATGAACCTTTTACTGGATTGGATCCATTGGCAATTCATGATTTATTAGAAATCATTGCTGAAAAAAAAGCACAAGGAGCTGCAATTCTAATGTCGACCCATATTCTCGCAACGGCGCAACAATATGCTGATTCATTTGTGCTTTTAAATCAGGGTCGCGTACGAACGACTGGCACGCTTGAAGAATTAAAGATTGAATTTAACATGGCTGACGCCGATCTCGACGATATTTATCTGCAGATGACGAAAGAAGGTTAA
- the trmB gene encoding tRNA (guanosine(46)-N7)-methyltransferase TrmB, with protein MRLRNKPWAADLIAANPSMILVSPEDIAGKWQIRFAKEQPIYIEVGSGKGQFITQMAQKYPDRNFIAVEIQESAIAVILQKQVELKLPNLQLLLGNGAALTTFFAENEVAGVYLNFSDPWPKTRHEKRRLTYKSFLAEYQQIMQPTGYLRFKTDNQGLFEYSLMSLNDYGMVFDDISLDLHNSELAEDNIQTEYEEKFSKRGQVIYRLEAHYK; from the coding sequence ATGCGTTTAAGAAATAAACCTTGGGCGGCGGACTTAATTGCGGCCAACCCCAGCATGATTTTAGTGAGTCCGGAAGATATCGCCGGCAAGTGGCAAATACGTTTTGCCAAAGAACAACCCATTTACATCGAAGTGGGTTCAGGTAAGGGCCAATTTATCACTCAGATGGCACAAAAATATCCAGACCGGAACTTTATCGCAGTTGAAATCCAAGAATCAGCGATTGCCGTCATTTTACAAAAACAAGTTGAATTGAAATTGCCAAATCTCCAATTATTATTGGGTAACGGCGCAGCCTTAACAACTTTCTTTGCTGAAAACGAAGTGGCAGGGGTGTACTTAAACTTCTCTGATCCATGGCCTAAGACGCGCCATGAAAAGCGCCGATTGACATATAAGTCATTCTTAGCGGAATACCAACAAATTATGCAACCAACGGGCTACTTACGTTTCAAGACTGATAACCAAGGTCTATTCGAATACTCATTGATGAGCCTGAATGATTATGGGATGGTTTTTGACGACATCTCACTCGATTTACACAATAGTGAACTTGCAGAAGACAACATCCAAACGGAATACGAAGAAAAATTCAGCAAGCGCGGCCAAGTGATTTACAGATTAGAGGCACACTACAAGTAG
- a CDS encoding 3'-5' exoribonuclease YhaM family protein, translating into MTAKKLFDYQNDENLDLFVLIKTADVRIAKNGKQFIAFTFQDQSGQIGGKYWDASDEDVAKFTAGQVIHLQGKRELYQNNPQVKIYKLRLTTGDEPQTVDQFIPKAPVQVTEMQDEFGAMLFEITNPNWQRLVRHLMQKHQAEFFSFPAAKTNHHAFSGGLAYHTLSMLRLAKTIAAQYPQIDEALLYAGVILHDLGKTLELSGPVSTEYTVRGNLIGHIVLVDEEIVRACDTLKIDVNAEDMLLLRHVILAHHGLMEYGSPVRPQVLEAEVLHQIDELDASITMMTQSLQHAEAGQFTERLFAMDGRRFYRPVEDPNLDQPTE; encoded by the coding sequence ATGACAGCAAAGAAATTATTTGATTACCAAAACGACGAGAATCTGGATTTATTTGTACTAATTAAAACGGCGGACGTGCGGATTGCTAAAAACGGCAAGCAATTCATCGCGTTTACGTTCCAAGATCAATCGGGACAAATCGGTGGTAAATACTGGGATGCTTCTGATGAAGACGTTGCTAAATTTACGGCGGGTCAGGTGATTCATTTACAAGGTAAGCGGGAATTATACCAAAATAATCCGCAAGTTAAGATTTATAAACTGCGCTTAACGACGGGGGACGAACCGCAAACAGTTGACCAGTTTATTCCTAAAGCACCGGTGCAAGTAACCGAGATGCAAGATGAATTTGGTGCGATGTTATTCGAGATTACAAACCCAAATTGGCAACGTCTGGTCCGACATTTAATGCAAAAACATCAAGCGGAATTCTTCAGTTTTCCAGCGGCTAAGACCAACCACCACGCGTTTAGTGGCGGCTTGGCCTATCATACACTTTCAATGTTGCGCTTAGCTAAGACGATTGCTGCCCAATATCCACAAATTGATGAGGCATTGCTATATGCTGGTGTTATCTTGCATGATTTAGGTAAAACGCTAGAATTGTCCGGTCCTGTTTCAACGGAATACACGGTTCGTGGCAATTTGATCGGTCATATTGTACTGGTTGATGAAGAGATAGTGCGGGCTTGTGATACATTAAAGATCGACGTGAATGCTGAGGATATGTTGCTATTGCGGCATGTTATCTTGGCCCATCATGGTTTAATGGAATATGGTTCACCTGTCCGGCCACAAGTTCTTGAAGCAGAAGTTCTGCATCAAATTGATGAATTAGATGCAAGTATCACGATGATGACCCAGTCATTACAACATGCGGAAGCAGGTCAGTTTACTGAACGGCTCTTCGCAATGGATGGGCGGCGTTTCTATCGCCCAGTCGAAGATCCTAATTTAGATCAACCAACAGAATAA
- a CDS encoding thioredoxin family protein — translation MKELAAMTDTNLTHLITEGKHVLFFTATWCSDCRFIKPAMPEIEAEFPEYDFIEIDRDQFIDICEEWEIFGIPSFVVIDNGKEIGRFVNKDRKTKREITGFIHSLN, via the coding sequence ATGAAAGAATTAGCAGCGATGACAGATACGAATCTGACTCATCTGATTACTGAAGGGAAACATGTTTTATTTTTTACAGCAACTTGGTGTAGTGATTGTCGGTTTATTAAACCAGCCATGCCAGAAATTGAAGCTGAATTCCCGGAATACGACTTTATTGAAATCGATCGGGACCAATTTATCGATATTTGTGAAGAATGGGAAATCTTTGGGATTCCTAGCTTTGTTGTGATTGATAACGGTAAAGAAATCGGCCGTTTTGTCAATAAAGATCGGAAAACAAAACGCGAAATTACTGGATTTATTCATTCATTGAACTAA